In Bradyrhizobium sp. 1(2017), one DNA window encodes the following:
- a CDS encoding pyridoxamine 5'-phosphate oxidase family protein: MSVIETVEQLEAIYGATNDASTVKVADHVTPLYRVFIEKAPFAALATIGPEGIDCSPRGDLPGFVRIHDPKTLMLPDRRGNNRVDSLRNIVRDPRVSLMFLIPGSGNAVRANGRAHLSVDADLLASFKVEGKAPRSVMVMNVDEIYFQCARAIVRSDLWNPDKRVDPKTLPTPGQILAEMSQNKVGGVEYDRIWPERAAATMW; the protein is encoded by the coding sequence ATGTCGGTGATCGAAACGGTCGAGCAGCTGGAAGCCATCTACGGCGCCACCAATGACGCCTCGACCGTGAAAGTCGCCGACCATGTCACGCCGCTCTACCGCGTCTTCATCGAGAAGGCGCCGTTTGCTGCGCTCGCGACCATCGGGCCCGAAGGCATCGACTGCTCGCCGCGCGGCGACCTGCCTGGCTTCGTCCGCATCCACGATCCCAAGACCTTGATGCTGCCGGACCGCCGCGGCAACAACCGGGTCGATTCCCTGCGCAACATCGTGCGTGATCCCAGGGTGTCGCTGATGTTCCTGATTCCCGGCTCCGGCAATGCGGTCCGGGCCAACGGCCGCGCGCATCTTTCGGTCGATGCCGATCTGCTGGCCTCGTTCAAGGTCGAGGGCAAGGCGCCGCGCAGCGTCATGGTGATGAATGTGGACGAAATCTATTTCCAGTGCGCCCGCGCCATCGTCCGCTCCGATCTCTGGAATCCCGACAAGCGCGTCGATCCGAAGACGCTGCCGACGCCCGGCCAGATTCTTGCGGAGATGAGTCAGAACAAGGTCGGCGGCGTGGAGTATGATCGGATTTGGCCCGAGCGCGCGGCTGCGACGATGTGGTGA
- a CDS encoding SDR family NAD(P)-dependent oxidoreductase encodes MVNDLKGRTALVTGGSRGIGAAVCRALANAGAAVAINCREQIGQAEQLAGEIGKQGGRAIIVAADVSQREAVAGMVERVTAGLGPIDILVNNAGIAITRGIDDLTEDDFDRTILVNLKSAFLCTQAVLPSMRARKWGRIVNISSGAARGAGSIGPHYNASKAGMEGLTRGYAARLVKDGITVNAVAPSLIETDMMSGQPQLVSRIPLGRFGTADEVAKAVMLLVDNAYMTGQTIALSGGMAFN; translated from the coding sequence ATGGTGAACGATCTGAAGGGGCGCACGGCCCTCGTCACCGGCGGCTCGCGCGGAATCGGCGCGGCCGTCTGTCGTGCACTGGCCAACGCCGGCGCGGCCGTGGCGATCAATTGCCGTGAGCAGATCGGACAGGCCGAGCAGTTGGCAGGCGAGATCGGCAAGCAGGGCGGCCGCGCCATCATCGTCGCCGCCGATGTGTCTCAACGCGAGGCCGTGGCCGGCATGGTCGAACGCGTTACAGCTGGACTCGGCCCTATCGATATCCTCGTCAACAATGCCGGCATTGCCATCACGCGCGGAATCGACGACCTCACCGAGGACGATTTCGACCGCACCATCCTGGTCAATCTGAAATCCGCGTTCCTGTGCACCCAGGCGGTGCTGCCGTCGATGCGCGCCAGGAAATGGGGCCGCATCGTCAACATCTCCTCCGGGGCCGCGCGCGGCGCCGGCTCGATCGGCCCTCACTACAATGCATCAAAGGCCGGCATGGAAGGCCTGACGCGGGGCTATGCGGCGCGGCTGGTCAAGGACGGCATAACGGTCAACGCGGTGGCGCCGTCCCTGATCGAGACCGACATGATGAGCGGACAGCCGCAGCTCGTCAGCCGCATCCCGCTCGGCCGGTTCGGCACGGCCGACGAGGTGGCGAAAGCCGTGATGCTGCTGGTCGACAATGCCTACATGACCGGGCAGACGATCGCACTCAGCGGCGGGATGGCGTTTAATTGA
- a CDS encoding DUF6496 domain-containing protein, with translation MPRQDIIRKAKQDKRAGKSASTQAGEFVKDQIDKIRKGRHGARSTKQAIAIGLSEARRAGVDLPPPRKGRTKKSTRRSAKYAYEVGQGKRMPKRRPRVSRAVENVLKKEPRSTASHSALSKQARSAASRRSAASRSAAARKASHTKGAKVRAAAAKKAARTRARRKR, from the coding sequence ATGCCAAGACAGGACATCATCCGCAAAGCCAAGCAGGACAAGCGCGCCGGAAAATCGGCGAGCACGCAGGCCGGCGAATTCGTCAAGGACCAGATCGACAAGATCAGGAAGGGCAGGCACGGCGCACGCTCGACGAAGCAGGCCATTGCCATCGGCCTTTCCGAGGCGCGCCGGGCCGGCGTCGATCTGCCGCCGCCGCGCAAAGGTCGAACCAAAAAGTCGACGCGCCGCAGCGCCAAATATGCCTATGAGGTCGGCCAGGGCAAACGCATGCCCAAACGGCGGCCGCGCGTATCGCGTGCCGTCGAGAACGTCCTGAAGAAGGAGCCGCGCTCGACGGCATCGCATAGCGCATTGTCGAAGCAGGCCAGGAGCGCCGCAAGCCGCCGATCCGCCGCATCGCGATCGGCCGCTGCGCGAAAGGCGAGCCATACCAAGGGCGCCAAGGTTCGCGCCGCCGCCGCCAAGAAGGCGGCGCGCACGAGGGCGCGCCGCAAGCGTTAG
- a CDS encoding alpha/beta fold hydrolase, which yields MNLSVNGTEVFVATGGREFDKSLPAVVFIHGAGFDHSTWALHTRWFAHHGFGVLAPDLPGHGRSAGPSLSDIAEMADWTAALLDAAGAAKAHLIGHSMGSLISLETAARHPSKVSALSLIGTAATMTVGPDLLKAAEANSQDANDMVSIWGLGFNAELGGSLAPGLWMHGGAQAVLKACEPGVLFRDLSACNSYANALAAAASVKVPTTLILGERDMMTPAKAGKALAAAIPHARTVVVPGAGHMIMAERPDELLAALRT from the coding sequence ATGAATCTCTCCGTCAACGGCACCGAGGTATTTGTCGCAACCGGCGGCCGCGAATTCGACAAGTCCCTGCCCGCGGTCGTCTTCATCCACGGCGCCGGCTTCGATCATTCCACCTGGGCGCTGCACACGCGCTGGTTCGCCCATCACGGCTTTGGCGTGCTGGCGCCTGATCTGCCCGGCCACGGCCGCTCGGCCGGCCCCTCGCTGTCTGACATCGCCGAGATGGCCGACTGGACCGCGGCGCTTCTTGACGCGGCGGGCGCGGCGAAGGCGCATCTGATCGGCCATTCCATGGGGTCGCTGATCTCGCTGGAGACGGCGGCACGCCACCCGAGCAAGGTCTCCGCGCTGAGCCTGATCGGCACCGCTGCGACCATGACGGTCGGTCCGGATCTCTTGAAGGCGGCCGAAGCCAATTCGCAGGACGCAAACGACATGGTTTCGATCTGGGGTCTCGGCTTCAACGCGGAGCTCGGCGGCAGCCTCGCGCCGGGCCTGTGGATGCATGGCGGCGCTCAGGCGGTGCTGAAGGCTTGCGAGCCGGGGGTGCTGTTCAGGGATCTGTCGGCCTGCAATTCCTACGCGAACGCGCTTGCCGCCGCCGCGAGCGTGAAGGTGCCGACCACGCTCATTCTTGGCGAACGGGACATGATGACGCCGGCCAAGGCCGGCAAGGCGCTTGCGGCGGCCATTCCGCATGCCAGGACCGTCGTCGTGCCGGGCGCCGGTCACATGATCATGGCCGAGCGGCCTGACGAGCTGCTGGCGGCGCTGAGGACCTGA
- a CDS encoding O-acetylhomoserine aminocarboxypropyltransferase — protein MPAPKPPAFETLSLHAGQHPDPATGARAVPIYQTTSYVFQDSDHAAALFNLERAGHIYTRISNPTTGVLEERLAALEGGVGAICTASGMAALHLAIATLLSAGDHIVASSSLYGGTINLLAHTLPRFGITTTFVKPRDLDAFRAAIKPITKLVIGETIGNPGLEVLDIPKVAAIAHEAKIPLLIDNTFATPYLSRPIELGADIVMHSATKWIGGHGIAIGGAIVDGGRFDWRGSGKFGVLTEPYGGYHGIVFDEQFGTAAFIMRARTEGLRDFGACLSPTNAFQLLQGVETLGVRMDRHMQNTHLVLDALSANKAVDWVLHPSLENHTDYQLAKQLLPRGAGSIISFGIKGGRTAGRKFIESLRMISHLANVGDAKTLVIHPASTTHQQMDAEQLKAAGIGEELVRLSVGIETASDIIDDLAQALRISQKV, from the coding sequence ATGCCCGCACCCAAACCGCCCGCCTTCGAGACCCTGAGCCTGCATGCGGGCCAGCACCCAGATCCCGCGACCGGCGCCCGCGCGGTGCCGATCTACCAGACCACATCTTATGTGTTCCAGGATTCCGACCACGCCGCCGCGCTGTTCAACTTGGAGCGCGCCGGCCACATCTATACGCGCATCTCCAATCCAACCACCGGCGTGCTGGAGGAGCGGCTTGCGGCGCTGGAGGGCGGCGTCGGCGCGATCTGCACCGCCAGCGGCATGGCGGCGCTGCATCTGGCGATCGCGACGCTGCTCAGCGCCGGCGACCACATCGTAGCGTCGAGCTCGCTCTATGGCGGCACCATCAACCTGCTGGCGCACACGCTGCCGCGCTTCGGCATCACCACGACCTTCGTCAAGCCGCGCGATCTCGACGCGTTCCGCGCGGCGATCAAGCCGATTACGAAGCTCGTGATCGGCGAGACCATCGGCAATCCCGGACTTGAAGTGCTCGACATTCCCAAGGTCGCGGCGATCGCGCATGAGGCGAAGATTCCGCTGCTGATCGACAACACCTTTGCCACGCCCTATCTCAGCCGGCCGATCGAGCTCGGGGCCGACATCGTGATGCATTCGGCGACCAAATGGATCGGCGGCCACGGTATCGCGATCGGCGGCGCCATCGTCGACGGCGGCCGGTTCGACTGGCGCGGATCCGGCAAATTCGGCGTGCTGACCGAGCCCTATGGCGGCTATCACGGCATCGTCTTCGACGAGCAGTTCGGCACCGCCGCCTTCATCATGCGCGCCCGAACCGAGGGCCTGCGCGATTTCGGGGCCTGCCTGTCGCCGACCAATGCGTTCCAGCTGCTGCAGGGCGTGGAGACGCTCGGCGTGCGCATGGACCGGCATATGCAGAACACGCACCTCGTGCTGGACGCTTTGAGCGCCAACAAGGCCGTGGACTGGGTGCTGCATCCCTCGCTGGAGAATCACACGGACTATCAACTGGCAAAGCAGCTGTTGCCGCGAGGTGCCGGCTCCATCATCTCCTTCGGCATCAAGGGTGGGCGAACCGCCGGCCGCAAGTTCATCGAATCGCTGCGCATGATCAGCCATCTCGCCAATGTCGGCGACGCCAAGACGCTGGTGATCCACCCCGCCTCGACCACGCACCAGCAGATGGATGCCGAACAGCTCAAGGCCGCCGGCATCGGCGAGGAACTGGTGCGGCTCTCGGTCGGGATCGAGACGGCAAGCGACATCATCGACGATCTCGCCCAGGCGCTGCGCATCTCGCAAAAGGTTTGA
- a CDS encoding IclR family transcriptional regulator — protein MDRTRFARNAMEPRQGAQAIRRALAVLRILAAGREDGVPLAEVVRATGLTRPTVHRIVHVLIEEGIVERHERTGRYAIGNQVPELALARPRPSRLLVAANPSLRRTSSEIGDTLFLTVRTGNDTLCVDRRIGVYPIQVLSIEVGARRPLGVSSAGVAILAAMPAQDARKIVAANEKRFEAYRTDVATVMGEVTAARRLGYGLREIGLVQGTKSISTWIKTPDGQPAAAMTVSAVRTRLGPRREQEVAEILLREARSIEQAIRGTLD, from the coding sequence ATGGACAGAACGAGATTCGCCCGCAATGCGATGGAGCCGCGCCAGGGCGCGCAGGCAATCCGCCGCGCGCTCGCGGTGCTGCGCATTCTTGCCGCAGGTCGCGAAGACGGTGTGCCGCTGGCCGAGGTGGTGCGGGCCACCGGCCTCACCCGCCCGACCGTGCATCGCATCGTCCATGTGCTGATCGAGGAAGGCATCGTCGAGCGGCACGAGCGGACTGGCCGCTATGCGATCGGCAACCAGGTGCCGGAGCTGGCACTCGCGCGCCCCCGGCCGTCGCGGCTGCTGGTCGCCGCCAATCCATCCCTGCGGCGCACTTCCAGCGAGATCGGCGACACGCTGTTCCTGACGGTGCGCACCGGCAACGACACGCTGTGCGTCGATCGCAGGATCGGCGTCTATCCGATCCAGGTGCTGTCGATCGAGGTCGGCGCGCGCCGGCCGCTCGGCGTCTCCAGCGCCGGCGTCGCCATCCTCGCCGCGATGCCGGCGCAGGACGCCCGTAAAATCGTCGCGGCGAACGAGAAGCGGTTCGAAGCCTACCGGACCGATGTGGCGACGGTGATGGGCGAGGTGACCGCGGCAAGACGGCTCGGCTATGGCCTGCGGGAGATCGGCCTCGTGCAGGGCACGAAATCGATCTCGACCTGGATCAAGACGCCGGACGGGCAGCCGGCTGCCGCGATGACAGTCTCCGCCGTTCGGACGAGGCTCGGCCCGCGCCGCGAGCAGGAGGTCGCGGAGATCCTGCTGCGCGAGGCGCGCAGCATCGAGCAGGCGATCCGGGGGACTCTCGATTAG
- a CDS encoding Bug family tripartite tricarboxylate transporter substrate binding protein, which produces MRLIWIAMAAAAAMLAGPASGQQWPARNVKLIVPYPAGGNVDSAARIIADKLQEKLGQPFVIENKAGAGGMIAGEAFAKSAPDGYTLFVGANGPVLFATEINKRDAYSWKKDFLPISTISMTPLVLEVHPSVQATNFKAFIDLAKREPGKLTMASPGPGTTNHLLSELMQSNLDLQWVTAHYRGNAPAINDLLGGQVQFAFDQLTVSLQHIKAGLFRPLAVTSPHRLKSLPDVPTFAELGYKDFDGQTFTGLFAPAGTPAPIVEKLHETLVAILKDSAIADKFEKLGGEATPMTPDEFKAYLAREDAKWIPVVRKANIKAD; this is translated from the coding sequence ATGCGATTGATCTGGATTGCCATGGCCGCCGCTGCCGCGATGCTGGCAGGGCCTGCGTCGGGCCAGCAATGGCCGGCGCGCAACGTCAAGCTGATCGTGCCCTATCCGGCCGGCGGCAATGTCGACAGCGCGGCGCGCATCATCGCCGACAAGCTCCAGGAAAAGCTCGGCCAGCCCTTCGTCATCGAGAACAAGGCCGGCGCCGGCGGCATGATCGCGGGCGAAGCCTTCGCGAAATCGGCGCCCGACGGCTACACGCTGTTCGTCGGCGCCAACGGCCCGGTGCTGTTCGCGACCGAGATCAACAAACGCGACGCCTATAGCTGGAAGAAGGATTTTCTGCCGATCTCGACGATCTCGATGACGCCGCTGGTGCTCGAGGTGCATCCGTCGGTGCAGGCGACGAACTTCAAGGCGTTCATCGATCTCGCCAAGCGCGAGCCCGGCAAGCTGACCATGGCCTCGCCGGGTCCCGGCACCACCAACCATCTCCTCAGCGAGCTGATGCAGTCGAACCTCGACCTGCAATGGGTCACCGCGCATTACCGCGGCAACGCGCCCGCGATCAACGACCTGCTCGGCGGCCAGGTGCAGTTCGCGTTCGACCAGCTCACGGTCAGCCTCCAGCACATCAAGGCCGGCCTGTTCCGCCCGCTGGCCGTCACCAGTCCGCACCGCCTGAAATCGTTGCCTGACGTGCCGACCTTCGCCGAGCTCGGCTACAAGGACTTCGACGGCCAGACCTTCACCGGCCTGTTCGCGCCCGCGGGCACGCCGGCGCCGATCGTGGAGAAGCTGCACGAGACGCTGGTTGCGATCCTGAAGGACTCGGCCATTGCCGACAAGTTCGAGAAGCTCGGCGGCGAGGCGACACCAATGACGCCCGACGAGTTCAAGGCCTATCTCGCGCGCGAGGACGCCAAGTGGATCCCGGTCGTGCGCAAGGCCAACATCAAGGCTGACTGA
- a CDS encoding flavin reductase family protein codes for MRIDPTELGAERIYRLMTGIVVPRPIAWVTSLSRSGVLNLAPFSAFTFVSQKPPMLAISVGRKGADYKDTAHNILDTEEYVIHIADTPLMTALHDSSVEHPPEISEVEHLGLETLSCELIKVRRLAAAPVAMECRFRQCLEFGEARSRLIVGEVVMFHIRDGLVNDGKVETGALDPIARIGGPRYARLGEIVTLNTVFQTPKSKD; via the coding sequence ATGCGGATCGATCCCACCGAGCTCGGCGCGGAGCGCATCTACCGGCTGATGACCGGCATCGTGGTGCCGCGCCCGATCGCGTGGGTCACCAGCCTGTCGCGCAGCGGCGTGCTCAATCTCGCGCCGTTCAGCGCCTTCACGTTCGTCTCGCAGAAGCCGCCAATGCTCGCCATCAGCGTCGGCCGCAAGGGCGCCGACTACAAGGACACCGCGCACAACATCCTCGATACCGAGGAATATGTCATCCACATCGCCGATACCCCGCTGATGACCGCGCTGCATGACAGCTCGGTCGAGCATCCGCCTGAGATCAGCGAGGTCGAGCATCTCGGGCTGGAAACGCTGTCCTGCGAGCTCATCAAGGTGCGCCGGCTCGCTGCGGCGCCCGTCGCCATGGAATGCCGCTTCCGGCAGTGCCTGGAATTCGGCGAGGCGCGCAGCCGGTTGATCGTCGGCGAGGTCGTGATGTTCCACATCCGCGACGGGCTCGTGAATGACGGCAAGGTCGAGACCGGGGCGCTCGACCCGATCGCGCGCATCGGCGGTCCACGTTATGCCCGGCTCGGCGAGATCGTGACGCTGAACACCGTGTTCCAGACGCCCAAATCGAAAGACTGA
- a CDS encoding fumarylacetoacetate hydrolase family protein, producing the protein MRLLSYLLDGEPRYGAAVEGGVVDLTRRIGRDYSDVKALIAANALADAQEAVAGQRPDYALDKLVLLPPVLAPEKLWCIGVNYAERNAEYKDNSELPKYPSLFVRSMSSMAGSGQPLEKPKVSDQLDYEGELVVVVGQGGRHISRDKAWSHIFGMTLCNEGTIRDWLRHGKFNVTQGKNFDRSGSIGPWIVTSDELDPRGPHDIVTRVNGEVRQQDTTERLMFPFDVLISYLSTFATLKPGDMIVTGTPTGAGARFDPPRWLKVGDVVEVESSRIGVLHNTVAAEQ; encoded by the coding sequence ATGCGACTGCTGAGCTATCTCCTCGACGGGGAGCCGCGCTATGGCGCGGCCGTCGAAGGCGGGGTGGTCGATCTGACCAGGCGCATCGGCCGCGATTATTCGGACGTGAAAGCGCTGATCGCCGCCAACGCACTCGCCGATGCGCAGGAAGCAGTCGCCGGACAACGACCGGACTACGCGCTGGACAAGCTCGTGCTGCTGCCGCCGGTGCTGGCACCGGAAAAGCTCTGGTGCATCGGCGTCAACTACGCCGAGCGCAACGCCGAGTACAAGGACAATTCGGAGCTGCCCAAATATCCGAGCCTGTTCGTGCGCAGCATGTCCTCCATGGCCGGCTCCGGCCAGCCGCTCGAGAAGCCGAAGGTTTCCGATCAGCTCGACTATGAAGGCGAGCTCGTTGTGGTGGTCGGGCAGGGCGGCCGTCACATTTCGCGCGACAAGGCGTGGTCGCACATCTTCGGCATGACGCTGTGCAACGAGGGCACGATCCGCGACTGGCTGCGTCATGGCAAGTTCAACGTCACGCAAGGCAAGAACTTCGACCGCTCCGGCAGCATCGGCCCGTGGATCGTCACGTCGGACGAGCTCGACCCGCGCGGGCCGCACGATATCGTCACCCGCGTCAACGGCGAGGTGCGGCAGCAGGACACGACCGAGCGGCTGATGTTCCCGTTCGATGTCCTGATCTCCTATCTCTCCACCTTCGCGACCCTCAAACCCGGCGACATGATCGTGACGGGCACGCCGACGGGGGCCGGCGCGCGCTTCGATCCGCCGCGCTGGCTCAAGGTGGGCGACGTCGTCGAGGTCGAATCCAGCCGCATCGGCGTGCTGCACAACACCGTCGCCGCGGAGCAGTAG
- the hpaH gene encoding 2-oxo-hept-4-ene-1,7-dioate hydratase, translated as MLDAATIERLAARLDEAERTKSLIPMLTKEYPDFSIEDAYAVQRAWTRLQLGRGRVIKGHKIGLTSKAMQNAVGINEPDYGVLFADMFYADATPIPFDRFHAPRIEVELAFVLKAPLRGPDCTIFDVLNATDYVTPALEILETRMHRVDPETGKTRKVMDTISDNAANAALVLGGRPFRPLDADLRWIGALLFRNGEVEETGLAAGVLNHPANGIAWLANRLAPHDEHLAAGEVVLAGSFTRPVDIRRGDTFHADYGAFGSVSCQFV; from the coding sequence ATGCTGGACGCCGCCACGATCGAACGGCTCGCCGCGCGCCTTGACGAGGCCGAGCGCACGAAATCGCTGATCCCGATGCTCACGAAGGAATATCCCGACTTCAGCATCGAGGACGCCTATGCCGTCCAGCGCGCCTGGACCAGGCTTCAGCTCGGCCGTGGCCGCGTCATCAAGGGACACAAGATCGGCCTGACCTCCAAGGCGATGCAGAACGCGGTCGGTATCAACGAGCCCGATTACGGCGTGCTGTTCGCCGACATGTTCTATGCCGACGCGACGCCGATCCCGTTCGACCGCTTCCATGCGCCCCGCATCGAGGTCGAGCTCGCCTTCGTACTGAAGGCGCCGCTGCGGGGACCCGACTGCACCATCTTCGACGTGCTCAACGCCACCGACTACGTCACGCCCGCGCTGGAAATCCTGGAGACGCGCATGCATCGCGTGGACCCCGAGACGGGCAAGACCCGCAAGGTGATGGACACGATCTCGGACAACGCCGCAAACGCCGCGCTGGTCCTTGGTGGCCGGCCGTTCCGCCCCCTGGATGCGGATCTGCGCTGGATCGGCGCGCTCTTGTTCCGCAACGGCGAGGTCGAGGAGACCGGTCTTGCCGCCGGCGTGCTGAACCACCCCGCCAACGGCATCGCCTGGCTCGCCAACCGCCTCGCGCCACACGACGAGCATCTCGCCGCCGGCGAGGTGGTGCTGGCGGGATCGTTCACGCGGCCGGTCGACATTCGCCGCGGCGACACCTTCCACGCCGACTACGGCGCGTTCGGCTCGGTGTCGTGCCAGTTCGTCTGA
- a CDS encoding RidA family protein: MTGQSRRRSIHIGGFKHVNPIPNACRIGNLVMSGVILGRDPATNAMPESLDAQCANMFAHMKATVEAAGGTTDDIIKMTVWLKDRTQRGPVNVEWLKMFPDEHSRPARHALPMDNMDGGALVSCDFTAVID; the protein is encoded by the coding sequence ATGACGGGTCAATCGCGGCGCAGGAGCATCCACATCGGCGGCTTCAAGCACGTCAATCCGATTCCGAATGCTTGCCGCATCGGCAATCTCGTGATGTCGGGCGTCATCCTCGGCCGCGATCCCGCGACCAATGCGATGCCCGAGAGCCTCGACGCGCAATGCGCCAACATGTTCGCGCACATGAAGGCGACGGTGGAAGCCGCCGGCGGCACCACCGACGACATCATCAAGATGACGGTATGGCTGAAGGACCGCACGCAGCGCGGCCCCGTCAATGTCGAGTGGCTGAAGATGTTTCCGGACGAGCATTCTCGGCCCGCGCGCCACGCGCTGCCGATGGACAACATGGACGGCGGCGCGCTGGTGAGTTGCGACTTCACCGCCGTGATCGACTGA
- a CDS encoding amidohydrolase family protein, translating into MPTYLPFDPNPRRPVKAPPPKTVDSQFHVLGPIDKYPERPGAAYRMPTATWEAALRMHKTLGIERGIIVQTTTYGADHAVVLDGLAAMGPNYRGCANALVFAEANDSYLARLHDAGVRGARFSFRQELGAVLSDADFARAIARIRELGWYVKIQPEKDGIVSSVAKYENLDVPVLIDHMARPDPEAGRNDPNLRKMLELLTKGNFWVMLSLGEKTSKAGAPYDDVIPIARTYIEAAPDRCVWASDWPHPVSVKQPPNDADLLKLMYRYAPDQAELEKILVHNPAKLFGFPD; encoded by the coding sequence ATGCCGACCTATCTGCCGTTCGATCCCAATCCGCGCCGCCCGGTCAAGGCACCGCCGCCGAAGACCGTGGACAGCCAGTTTCACGTGCTGGGGCCGATCGACAAATATCCGGAGCGGCCCGGCGCGGCCTATCGGATGCCGACCGCGACCTGGGAAGCGGCGCTGCGCATGCACAAGACGCTCGGCATCGAGCGCGGCATCATCGTGCAGACCACCACTTACGGCGCCGACCATGCCGTCGTGCTCGACGGCCTCGCCGCGATGGGCCCGAACTATCGCGGCTGCGCCAACGCGCTGGTGTTTGCGGAGGCGAACGATTCCTATCTCGCCAGGCTGCATGACGCCGGCGTGCGCGGGGCCCGCTTCAGCTTCCGCCAGGAGCTCGGCGCGGTGCTGTCGGATGCCGATTTCGCCCGCGCCATCGCCCGCATCCGCGAGCTCGGCTGGTACGTCAAGATCCAGCCGGAGAAGGACGGCATCGTCTCCAGCGTCGCCAAATACGAGAACCTCGACGTGCCCGTGCTGATCGACCACATGGCGCGCCCCGATCCGGAGGCCGGCAGGAACGATCCGAATCTGCGCAAGATGCTGGAGCTGCTCACGAAGGGCAATTTCTGGGTCATGCTGTCGCTCGGCGAGAAGACATCGAAGGCCGGCGCCCCCTACGACGACGTGATTCCGATCGCGCGGACCTATATCGAGGCTGCACCCGACCGCTGCGTCTGGGCCAGCGACTGGCCGCATCCGGTCTCGGTGAAGCAGCCGCCGAACGATGCCGATCTGCTCAAGCTGATGTACCGCTACGCGCCCGACCAGGCGGAGCTGGAGAAGATCCTCGTCCACAATCCGGCAAAGCTGTTCGGCTTTCCGGATTAG
- a CDS encoding LLM class flavin-dependent oxidoreductase, translated as MIPFSVLDLAPIRQGGDASQAFRNSLDLAQHAERWGFKRFWLAEHHNMTGIASAATSVVIAHVAGGTKTIRVGSGGIMLPNHSPLVIAEQFGTLESLYPGRIDLGLGRAPGTDQFTARALRRDLATTSENFPHDVLELQALLGDLQPNQAIRAVPGMGTKVPLWILGSSTFGAQLAAMLGLPFAFASHFAPQMMMPALREYRARFEPSAQLDKPYAIVGVNVFAADSDAEARRMFSSLQQQFINLRRGTPGPLPPPVDDMDALWSPAEKAMVGQSLSCSAVGSLEVGEEKLKTLILETGADELMTTGQIYDHSARLRSFEIAAAVRDRLAKQPAV; from the coding sequence ATGATCCCCTTCTCCGTGCTCGACCTCGCGCCCATCCGCCAGGGTGGCGACGCGTCGCAGGCGTTTCGCAACTCGCTCGATCTCGCCCAGCATGCCGAACGCTGGGGCTTCAAGCGGTTCTGGCTAGCCGAGCATCACAACATGACCGGGATCGCGAGCGCGGCGACCTCGGTGGTGATCGCCCATGTCGCGGGGGGGACCAAGACGATCCGCGTCGGGTCCGGCGGGATCATGCTGCCGAACCATTCGCCGCTGGTCATCGCCGAGCAGTTCGGCACGCTGGAATCGCTCTATCCCGGGCGGATCGATCTGGGGCTGGGCCGCGCGCCGGGCACCGACCAGTTCACCGCGCGGGCGCTGCGTCGCGACCTCGCCACCACGTCCGAGAATTTTCCGCATGACGTCCTGGAATTGCAGGCGCTGCTCGGCGATTTGCAGCCAAACCAGGCGATCCGCGCCGTGCCCGGCATGGGGACGAAGGTGCCGCTGTGGATCCTGGGATCGAGCACCTTCGGCGCGCAGCTCGCGGCCATGCTCGGCCTGCCCTTCGCCTTCGCCTCGCATTTCGCGCCGCAGATGATGATGCCGGCGCTGCGCGAATATCGCGCGCGCTTCGAGCCCTCGGCACAGCTCGACAAGCCCTATGCAATCGTCGGCGTCAACGTGTTCGCGGCGGACAGCGACGCCGAGGCGCGGCGGATGTTCTCCTCGCTCCAGCAGCAGTTCATCAACCTGCGCCGCGGCACGCCCGGCCCGCTGCCGCCGCCCGTCGACGACATGGACGCGCTGTGGTCGCCGGCGGAGAAGGCCATGGTCGGCCAGTCCCTGTCGTGCTCCGCGGTCGGCTCGCTCGAGGTGGGGGAAGAGAAGCTGAAAACGCTGATCCTCGAGACCGGGGCCGACGAGCTGATGACGACGGGGCAGATCTACGACCATTCCGCGCGGCTGCGCTCGTTCGAGATCGCAGCGGCGGTGCGGGATCGGCTGGCGAAGCAGCCGGCCGTGTGA